Proteins found in one Drosophila busckii strain San Diego stock center, stock number 13000-0081.31 chromosome 2R, ASM1175060v1, whole genome shotgun sequence genomic segment:
- the LOC108596603 gene encoding sestrin homolog produces MYSAVDYYSEMGQISQDCSSTDFDMDDVDESDQVTQVIGYHPRFRDHFLRTQNFIMKGDGPLPHSYRYYLAIIAAARHQCPYLVKRYEKEFINQGGNSEWLNGLDYIPTKLRAIYDINKILAHRPWLLRKEHIERLTKGKNSWSLSEVVHAMVLLSHFHSLSSFVFSCGLTQKLDGLSSPKLKATPIDDAAIQVNQQTTSSPQLQLQLPKNVLGEISFNNGVGSVAGGGSSSSNSKPDYNNAADGSNNNGANFAFGQLYLATAQQQPQQQVGVSVEALMERMKVLSQNQDECSEAELSNRFKSVELQTAELAAVTPEAPVQLPPIISQYVDDASFTYEDFARRGAENINTFRIQDYSWEDHGFSLVDNLYNDLGTFLDEKFRAAYNLTYFTMGGIKNVDTSKFRRAIWNYIQCIFGIRHDDYDYGEVNQLLVRPLKMFIKTACCFPERITTKDYDSVLVELQDSEKVHVNLMIMEARNQAELLYALREIMRYMT; encoded by the exons TGCTCATCAACAGACTTCGATATGGACGATGTGGATGAATCGGATCAAGTTACCCAAGTGATTGGATATCATCCGCGTTTTCGTGATCATTTTTTGCGCACgcaaaattttataatgaaaGGCGATGGACCGCTGCCGCACTCATATCGCTACTATTTGGCCATAATT GCTGCCGCCAGGCATCAGTGTCCTTATTTGGTGAAGCGCTATGAAAAGGAGTTCATCAATCAGGGCGGCAACAGCGAGTGGCTGAACGGACTCGACTATATACCCACCAAACTACGTGCCATATACGATATCAATAAAATACTAGCGCATCGTCCTTGGCTGCTGCGCAAGGAGCACATCGAG CGCTTAACAAAGGGCAAAAATAGCTGGTCCTTGTCCGAGGTGGTGCACGCAATGGTTTTGTTATCACACTTTCATTCGCTCTCCTCCTTTGTATTCTCCTGCGGTCTCACCCAAAAGCTCGATGGTCTGTCGAGTCCCAAACTGAAGGCAACGCCAATTGATGATGCAGCTATACAGGTAAATCAACAGACCACATCGAGTccccagttgcagttgcagttgcccaAAAACGTGCTGGGCGAAATATCATTCAACAATGGAGTCGGTAGCGTCGCtggtggtggcagcagcagcagcaactcaaagCCGGATTACAATAATGCAGCtgatggcagcaacaataatggAGCCAACTTTGCGTTTGGTCAGCTCTATTTGG CTaccgcacagcagcagccgcagcaacaggtGGGCGTGTCCGTGGAGGCGTTAATGGAGCGCATGAAGGTGCTTTCCCAGAACCAGGACGAGTGCAGCGAGGCGGAGCTTAGCAACCGCTTCAAGAGCGTCGAATTACAAACTGCAGAGTTGGCGGCTGTTACGCCGGAGGCGCCGGTACAGTTGCCACCCATAATTTCGCAGTATGTGGACGATGCCAGTTTTACGTATGAGGATTTCGCGCGACGTGGCGCcgaaaatataaacacattTCGCATACAGGACTACTCCTGGGAAGATCATGGTTTTTCGCTGGTCGATAA TTTGTATAACGACTTGGGCACCTTCTTGGATGAGAAATTTCGCGCTGCCTATAATCTAACATATTTCACCATGGGCGGTATTAAGAATGTGGATACATCCAAGTTTCGACGCGCCATTTGGAATTATATACAATGCATTTTTGGCATACGCCATGATGATTACGACTATGGCGAAGTGAATCAG ctgctgGTGCGTCcgttgaaaatgtttataaagaCAGCCTGTTGCTTTCCAGAGCGCATTACCACCAAGGACTACGATAGTGTGCTCGTCGAGCTTCAAGACAGcgaaaaa gtTCATGTTAATCTTATGATAATGGAGGCCCGTAATCAGGCCGAATTACTCTATGCTTTGCGCGAGATAATGCGCTATATGACTTGA